A region from the Triticum aestivum cultivar Chinese Spring chromosome 3D, IWGSC CS RefSeq v2.1, whole genome shotgun sequence genome encodes:
- the LOC123074425 gene encoding uncharacterized protein translates to MAKTTLFRRLKEGRLRRHSNAIKSTLTDENNRARVKFCLSMFQPLSIPQQPTFDGMHNVIHIDEKWFYRTQKNQKFYLGLNEEDPKRTTQNKNYIEKVMFLAAVARPRYDDDGNMTFDGKIGIWPFTFLEEAKRDSKNRDAGTIVTKVLPAVTRKVSQDYMVNKLLPAIKEKWHVSDRGYPIIIQQDNAKTHIPVNDPMFCEAAMADGWNIRLTCEPPNSPDLNILNLGFFAALQALFQNLFPGSLDDIVTKVLQAYGEYPPERCNRIFLTLQSCMREILKLNGGQHYKVPHMRKMALAGASLLPTRLPCDPAIVNAAIEFLSATI, encoded by the coding sequence ATGGCAAAGACTACCTTATTCAGGCGTTTGAAGGAGGGCAGACTCAGGCGGCATTCTAATGCCATCAAATCAACATTGACAGATGAAAACAATAGGGCTAGGGTTAAGTTTTGTTTGTCCATGTTTCAGCCACTAAGCATCCCACAACAGCCAACATTTGATGGAATGCACAACGTCATCCACATAGATGAGAAGTGGTTCTATCGCACTCAGAAGAATCAAAAATTCTATTTGGGTCTCAACGAGGAAGATCCGAAGCGTACCACACAAaacaagaattacattgaaaaagtGATGTTCCTTGCTGCGGTGGCGAGGCCTCGATACGATGATGATGGCAACATGACATTTGATGGCAAGATTGGCATATGGCCTTTTACATTCCTAGAGGAGGCTAAGAGGGATAGCAAGAACCGCGATGCAGGAACAATTGTTACTAAGGTGTTGCCGGCAGTGACAAGGAAAGTTAGCCAAGATTACATGGTGAACAAACTTCTTCCTGCCATTAAGGAGAAGTGGCATGTTTCGGACCGCGGTTATCCTATAATCATACAACAGGATAATGCCAAAACTCATATTCCCGTCAATGATCCTATGTTTTGTGAAGCCGCAATGGCAGATGGATGGAACATTAGGTTGACGTGCGAACCACCTAATTCTCCTGATCTGAACATATTGAACCTAGGGTTTTTTGCAGCCCTGCAAGCTTTATTTCAGAATTTGTTCCCAGGTTCACTAGATGACATTGTTACCAAGGTGCTCCAAGCATATGGAGAGTACCCCCCTGAGAGGTGCAACCGCATCTTCCTCACTTTGCAGTCCTGTATGCGGGAGATACTGAAACTTAATGGCGGCCAACACTACAAGGTTCCACACATGAGGAAGATGGCCCTAGCAGGAGCTAGCCTTCTCCCAACTAGGTTACCATGTGATCCAGCAATTGTAAATGCCGCGATCGAGTTCCTAAGTGCCACCATCTAG